Within the Cryptococcus neoformans var. neoformans B-3501A chromosome 1, whole genome shotgun sequence genome, the region TCGGATTTGACGCTAAGTGGCGGGCGAGTTCGGGTGACATCATCCCGTCTGcacgaagaagagcgtgAAGATGTTTACGAGATGGAgttgatggaggaggagatttTGAACGAAGTGATGGGGGTGGGGTGACTTGGCGAGAACGGGCAGCAGCCGTCGCACTGCTCTCCGCAAAGGTGGGAGCATTTTGAGGATTGGTGGTGGACTGGCGTTGgggaggcggtggaggcggtGGAATGGTAGATGATGCACGGCTTGAAAGCTGATTTGAATTTGAGGACGTGGGGTCACcaggaaaagatgatggtggtATACCGGAAGACGAGGTTCGATTGCCCATTGAAGATGTCGGTCTGCTTGAAGATCCGGTTTGGCTCTGAAGCCTTTCGATCGTCTGTGACTGTCGTTGAGATTGGTTTTGGCCTTGACTTGGGCCACTATTTTGCGGCTGGGCTTGAGACTGTGCTTGCGAATggaccttttcctttgacTGTCCAACAGGCACTTGTCTGCCAACATTCTGTTGACTGGCAAATTTCCGCACAGCTGGAGAACTCAAAATTCCGGGCGTGCTCGCCGGACTTCCTGCAGTACCAGTGCCTTTCGCCAGAGACTCTTCAAACTCCTTACGCCCCTTGAATTCTGCCTTGCCCTCGGGGTTCACTTGTCGCAAAGATATGCTGACCTCGAGTCCCCATCCTctgccatcatcttctcttgaTTGTGGACCTGCATTGGCAGCGGCCACAAGACCTTCAAGTCCGCCTTCTGGAGTAAATTGGGAGCATGAAAACTCGTAATCCTGGGTCAAACGCCCCTTGACGATCGTCGAACCCGGTGAAGTTTCAGAGAGCGCCCACGATAAAAAGCCTCGGCCTGTCCACGAAGTAGACTCCTCTGAAGGAGCAAAAGCGCGTGGAGCTGGTGACCTTCGGGAAGGATCGAGGTTGTATACTGAAAAATCAAGTGAAGCTTGATTTGGTATACATTCCGGACTGTCAAAGGCTTGTTATTGGGGTTATTGTGCGGAGAAGAGACTCAGAAACTTGCCTGGCAAAACAAATGGCTCTAGCAACGCCTTTCAAAAAGCAGCTACCCATCAATTCTTCTCTCCGATTCGGATCAGATCCTGCTCCAACATCATAATGGACGTAAACTTCTTGAAGATTGTTGAGTACCGTTACATAGGAATGGGGAGAAGTGTCGAGGCTATACAGCACCTTGACTGCTCTGTGTCAGCCTTTACTCTAAGACTGCAGTGTTGACGTACCTGGAAGTTGATGTATCTTCCCTGGTGACGGAGCCATTTCTTAGTTATATGATTACGAGGGCCGTTGGGAAAAGAGTGGTCAACAGCAAATTTGAATAAACGACAACAGACTGGTTGTTTGGTtagttgttgttgctcctcttgtccttcttctattattattattatttatcTCCGCTGACGGCGATGACCGCCACGGACTTGCGCGGCAAAGTCCGATTCCAtgattgttgttgatgatgaatatTATTTTGTGTGGTCGGTACCTGTACATATACTCGACCACCGGGAGTGTTATTTAGTACTGCTTAATTGTTTTTCAATATATAAAGCTTGTCAGATACATAAGGGGACGTGCATGTCGTTTCATGGCACTTGGAGGAACGAAACAATAGGATACAGTTCAAGCGTTAAGTTGCAGGTTCGACCAGAGGTTCTTTCTAAGAATTGACGCCAAGCGGCGGGCCAGAGCGACAGACGGCTGAGAGATAAGCTCTGACCAATGAATGCCGAATGGTGGTTGTGAGGAGACTTGTTGCATACgtagaaggaggagggcgtGTAGCTGGTGGTTTAAGAGGGAGTGTCGCGGGCGGGTTTTACTATAGGTGGAGTGGAGGCGTgtgtggaggtggaggtgggagTAGAAGCAcatgggaggaggtggaggtggaggtggaggtaaAAGGCAACGATAATTTAATAAGTGATGCGATGGTGGACGGAGGAGCTGCTATTCCTGGAACGTATGTACCGTACTGCATCGACTTTACTGGCGGACGGGCTTCCCGCAACATGTAGGCCACTAACCGAGGGGGGAAAGCGCATATATAAGACAGCCTCTCACCTGCTTGCCTTCCCACGCATCATCCATAGACTGCTCAAAATTACCTTAACATTCCACTGCCACAACAAATCAACAATTTGAGAATGTCCAACTCTATTCCCTCTCAGTTCACTGGATGGGCTGCCTACTCTCCTCAGCGTGGCGACGAAATTGAACTCAAACCCCACAGCTATACCCCAAGGAagtttgaagatgatgatgtcatCGTCAAAGTCGAGTGCTGAGGTCTTTGCGGTGTATGTGAGCAGACTTTCCGCATGTTGGGTCTCGCTAACGCTGTGCCATGTACGTAGAGCGACGTCCACATGGTTCGTATGAAAACACCTGGTCCTACCATCACTGGTCACGAGATCGTCGGTACCGTTGTCAAGGCTGGTCCCAAGTCTGAGCACAAGGTGGGGGAGCGCGTCGGTTTCGGTGGTCAGGCTGGGTCTTGCAGAAGTTGTGCTAGGTGCAAGGACGAGTTTGAAAACTAGTGAGTCCCTTTCACCTAATACTTTAACCACAAAAAAATCTCACGCGGATGCCTCAGTTGCCCCAAATCTCAGAACGCTTTCTTGTCTCCCCTTGAGAGCGAAAGCCAGCCATACACCCAGGGCGGCTTTAGCGATTACTGTAGGCTAATCCCTGCCAACTAAAGGAAAGCCCGTGACTGATTTATATTCTAATAGACCAGGCCAAGGGCCATTTCGCCATTAAGATCCCTGAAGAAGTCTCTTCCGTCGATGCCGcccctcttctttgtgcTGGTGTGACCGTTTTCACTCACCTCAAACACTATAAGGCTGGTCCCGGAGTGAAGGTTGGTGTCGTCGGCACTGGTGGTTTGGGACATGTGGGTCTCGTAAGTTGAGCTGCTCCCGTCAATGTTTTCAATCCTGACAATCTGGGATTAGGCAATTCGCCAAGGCCACCGGTGCCCATGTTActgccatctcttccagTAGTAGCAAGCGAGAGGACGCTGCTAAGCTTGGTGCTGATGCCCACCTTGACACTTCTGACGAAAaagctgtcaaggctgctTTCAGCACCCTTgatctcatcatctgcaCCAGTTATCAGGACAACATGCCTCTCAAGGAGGTTTACCTTCCTTTGCTCCGTCCTCTAGGAAACATTGTACGTCTTTCCGCCGGCAGTTTCCCGGCCACTCACTAATGCTACGGCCCTAGGTGATCCTCGGTCTCGCGGAGTCTGGTTACCCTACTCTCGGTGTATGGGACTTGCTCGGTAAATCGGTCACTAGCTCTATGATCGGCTCCCCGAAAGACCACGCAGACATGTTCGCCACTGTAGTCAAACACAATATCCGTCCTTGGGTGCAGACCAGACCCATAGCGAAAGCTGGCAAGGCCTTCACCGATTTCAGGAAGGGTGTTCCCAAGTACCGATTCGTCCTTACTGCTTAATGCAACCCctgaagaaagagatgtAGTTAGAGTCAAGGAATGTTGTGGTCTTCTGTAGCCGTATGTAGAAGTTATGGGTGATGTGACAAAGAAGATGTCGGATGGTGCAAGAACTTCTAGTTATCATTCCTCTGTGCTGCCGAGCAAGTCTGCATTGGATATTATTAAGCCTTGTGATGACCGACTAAAGCTCAGATGAGGACCTGCTGGCAGGTTCTTTGTTAGTCGAGGAGCATTTATCAGACTCATAAAATAGCCGGGCTGCCCAGGGAATCCAAGAACGCGGCTGGCGGAAGTGAAGCGAActtgcctccaccagcaaATTCCGGCAATCCAACACCTCAGGCCTCAGCCTTCCGTACCTACAATAGATACTTTTAAGTCATGCTTCTATAGCCACAGACCATGCAATACCTCcgcctctctctccctccgTTTGCACATAACAACCTCGCCTTCTCTCCGTTTTACGATCATCATTTGGCTCTTGCTTCCGGTTCCAACTTTGGGCTAGTCGGCAATGGCAGGGTGCACGTCGTCAAGATGGACCAGCAGGTCGCGGGTGGATTGGGGCTGGTGAGAAGTTGGGATACAGCAGATTGCGTGTATGACGTGGCTTGGAGCGAGATACACGAGTAAGTTGCTCAGCTTGTGAGAACTGTCTGGGAGAAGCGAGATGTTCAGACTGGGGGATGTGTTACAGTTATAGGAGATGTTGAGAGAAggtgttgatgatggagaCGGCAGCGACCGGAACGTATAATGACCATCCATTACTTATAGGAATCAGATAGCAGCAGCTTGCGGTAACGGTGCCATCAAACTTTTTGATCTCGCTCTCGAAGTAAGTTTTGTCGCCTCCGATGGGATTGTCATTTGGGAGACATCACTCTTATTTTTCGGTGGTAGGGACTACCTATACAAGCTTGGCAAGAACATACGGCTGAAGTCACGTCCATCGAATGGAACAACATTGAAAAGGAATTGTTTGTGACTGGTTCATGGGACCAATCTGTCAAAATCGTTCGTTTCCATTATTATTCGTTTCATGCTCGAAAAAGTTTGGGGTTAACAAAGACTTGCTGTGACCATAGTGGAACCCCAATCGACAGTCATCAATCCTAACCATACCTGCCCATGCAGGCCAAATATACTCCTCCACTTGGTCTCCTCATTCACCAACCATTATCGCGACTTGTGCTTCTGATGGGTTTATCCGGATATGGGATACACGTATTCTCCCCTCCCCCATCCAAGAaatcttccctccctccgccGCCCCTAATCCAATGTCATCACGTTCTGCTGGAGAAATACTTAGCTGTGACTGGAATAAATATACTCCACAGCTGCTAGCGTTCTCTTCTCAAGATGGAGGGGTCAGTACGGTGGATTTAAGACACGTACCTCGCAACgcagagaagatggcggTAAGGCTAGTGGGAAAACATGGTTTACCGGCGAGGAAAGTGAAATGGGACCCGCATAATGGAACCAGATTACTGAGTGCAGGCTACGATATGACTTGTAGAGTGTACGTTCATTTGTCTTATTTCGACACATCCTGTCGACTTCGATGCTGATTTTGATGTAGCTGGCAAACTGATCTGCCACCAGCCGCACCTTTAAGAGAACTATTTAGTCATCAAAACCATACGGAGTTTGTAATGGCTGCAGATTGGGCCTTGTTTGACCCCGGATTAATAGCTAGTGCGGGGTGGGACGGGGATTTGCATATGTATCGTATCTAGCTGTTGTCAGATTGTATGCTGCACCGAAAGGAcaccttccaccaccatcaaGTATGGGTTACTGGCAGGTGTTTTCTTTCATCGGAGCTTCAAGGGTATGTAGGCATTGGGTTGTCACGCCACGACTGCAAATGGGAAATTAAGACGGTGGTGGGCGGCGACCAACAGTCGATAACTAATTGTTTAGAATCACGCTCCATAAAACACGAAAGTCCTGTGAGAATTACATTCAGTACTAAAGATGAGCGAAATCTGGCCTAGTCTAATAATTTTATCAGCTGATTATCATTATTCAATGTTTCTGCTTTTAACATATTCGCATGGTTTGTCGTCTCAGCGGGGCGCTAGACGGAAGCAGAACAAAAACAGAGGTGAACAAGAAGGCAAATTTCTGTGAATGTCATTCTTGAGATTAGATTAGATTAGAATGCATGATTTGGCAGGGGTATTAGAAGATGTACATCTACTGCTCTTTATATGCACATCAAAGTTGCGCGCAATATTACACTGGCCTACAGATATTTCCAAGATGATACTCAGCACTCTTCGAACACAATGCAGACCATATATATCCCCTCCGCAAGATAAAGCATGGCTCATAGAAGAATCAAATATCCTTCTTGACCTTCGTCTCAACTTCCCGctcctccctttcctccactcTCCTCGCATACTCTTGTCCGATTTGCATACCCATCACACCGAGAGTCAAAAGACCGACAAGAGCGTTTCCTGCGGCAAGAACACGAACAGCTTCGATGCGCTCGTCGGCGGTAGGAGGAGTGTCTCGTGGAGCTTgaggtggaagaatggTGTACGATGAGGTGACGGTTG harbors:
- a CDS encoding hypothetical protein (HMMPfam hit to ADH_zinc_N, Zinc-binding dehydrogenase, score: 128.3, E(): 1.7e-35) — its product is MSSSKSSAEVFAVYSDVHMVRMKTPGPTITGHEIVGTVVKAGPKSEHKVGERVGFGGQAGSCRSCARCKDEFENYCPKSQNAFLSPLESESQPYTQGGFSDYYQAKGHFAIKIPEEVSSVDAAPLLCAGVTVFTHLKHYKAGPGVKVGVVGTGGLGHVGLATGAHVTAISSSSSKREDAAKLGADAHLDTSDEKAVKAAFSTLDLIICTSYQDNMPLKEVYLPLLRPLGNIVILGLAESGYPTLGVWDLLGKSVTSSMIGSPKDHADMFATVVKHNIRPWVQTRPIAKAGKAFTDFRKGVPKYRFVLTA
- a CDS encoding hypothetical protein (Match to ESTs gb|CF187067.1|CF187067, gb|CF187066.1|CF187066; HMMPfam hit to WD40, WD domain, G-beta repeat, score: 128.8, E(): 1.3e-35), whose amino-acid sequence is MQYLRLSLPPFAHNNLAFSPFYDHHLALASGSNFGLVGNGRVHVVKMDQQVAGGLGLVRSWDTADCVYDVAWSEIHENQIAAACGNGAIKLFDLALEGLPIQAWQEHTAEVTSIEWNNIEKELFVTGSWDQSVKIWNPNRQSSILTIPAHAGQIYSSTWSPHSPTIIATCASDGFIRIWDTRILPSPIQEIFPPSAAPNPMSSRSAGEILSCDWNKYTPQLLAFSSQDGGVSTVDLRHVPRNAEKMAVRLVGKHGLPARKVKWDPHNGTRLLSAGYDMTCRVWQTDLPPAAPLRELFSHQNHTEFVMAADWALFDPGLIASAGWDGDLHMYRI